One part of the Thermoanaerobacterium sp. CMT5567-10 genome encodes these proteins:
- a CDS encoding pseudouridine synthase — protein MAKMRIDKLLSNMGFGTRREVKDFIKEGLVTVNGRTVNDPGLIIETDKDDIIFNDEKISYRKYIYIMMNKPKGVISATYDPSEKTVLELLPDDIKARKVFPAGRLDKDTEGLLLLTNDGILAHKLLSPKKHVYKKYYAEISGFIDEDDISLFSNGIVLDDGYKTMPADLEIISSGSISKVYVSIKEGKYHQIKRMFESLGSKVIYLKRLSMGYLNLDENLKEGEWRELTDDELKLLLSSVE, from the coding sequence ATGGCAAAGATGCGAATTGATAAGCTTCTATCAAATATGGGTTTTGGAACTAGGAGAGAAGTAAAAGACTTCATAAAAGAAGGTCTCGTGACCGTAAACGGCAGAACTGTCAATGATCCCGGGTTAATCATCGAAACTGATAAAGATGACATTATCTTTAACGACGAAAAAATATCTTATAGAAAATATATATACATAATGATGAACAAGCCGAAAGGCGTTATTAGCGCTACTTATGATCCTTCAGAAAAAACTGTACTAGAACTTTTGCCAGATGATATTAAAGCAAGAAAAGTCTTCCCTGCAGGAAGACTTGACAAAGACACTGAAGGACTACTTCTTCTTACAAATGACGGTATACTAGCCCATAAATTGCTATCACCAAAAAAGCATGTGTATAAAAAATATTACGCAGAGATTTCTGGATTTATTGATGAAGATGATATTTCATTGTTTTCAAACGGCATCGTTTTAGACGATGGTTATAAGACTATGCCTGCTGATTTAGAAATAATATCATCAGGTAGTATATCAAAAGTTTACGTGTCAATCAAAGAAGGAAAATATCATCAAATAAAAAGGATGTTTGAATCACTTGGCTCAAAGGTTATTTATCTAAAAAGGCTTTCTATGGGATACCTTAATCTAGATGAAAATTTAAAAGAAGGGGAATGGAGAGAATTAACAGATGACGAGTTAAAGCTACTCTTATCGTCTGTCGAATAA
- a CDS encoding NDP-sugar synthase: MKALLLAGGLGTRLRPLTNFLPKPMVPIMGKPLLESTILRLKHQGVDEVVISTCYKSNHIEKYFGDGEKLGVKVSYIKEDIPLGTGGAIKNAEEFFGDTFIILNSDIICDIDIKNLVEYHKSKNALATIAMTKVEDPSQYGVIEYDDNDYITAFKEKPKPYETNSKWINAGIYVFEPELLNEIPKDEVVSIERDTYPKLLSKGCSMAAYRYGGYWIDIGTIEKYKKVHFDIFKNNCKFVDMSGYNYKCKSTIIDPSAKIVEPIFIGHNVKIDAKAHIGPYVVIGDNTHIGSNSIIRHSIVWDNVKINKNVNLINAVVASNSVIDGMRKIVDEVYANSINDYVAS; the protein is encoded by the coding sequence ATGAAAGCTTTATTGCTGGCTGGAGGATTAGGGACAAGACTAAGACCTCTAACGAATTTTCTTCCTAAACCTATGGTACCCATAATGGGAAAGCCTTTGTTAGAGTCAACCATTTTGAGATTAAAGCATCAAGGTGTAGACGAGGTAGTAATAAGTACATGTTATAAATCGAATCATATAGAAAAATATTTTGGTGACGGTGAAAAATTAGGCGTAAAAGTATCTTATATTAAAGAAGATATACCTCTTGGTACAGGCGGTGCTATAAAAAATGCAGAAGAATTTTTTGGTGATACATTTATAATTTTAAATTCAGATATTATTTGCGATATAGATATTAAAAATCTTGTAGAATATCATAAGTCGAAAAATGCTTTAGCTACAATTGCTATGACTAAAGTTGAAGATCCGTCTCAATACGGTGTAATTGAATATGACGATAATGATTACATTACGGCATTTAAGGAGAAGCCAAAACCTTATGAGACAAATTCTAAATGGATAAATGCTGGAATATATGTGTTTGAGCCAGAGCTACTAAATGAAATTCCAAAAGATGAAGTTGTGTCAATAGAGAGGGATACATACCCAAAACTTTTATCAAAGGGATGCAGCATGGCTGCATATAGGTATGGTGGGTATTGGATAGATATAGGTACAATTGAAAAATATAAAAAAGTTCACTTTGACATTTTTAAAAATAATTGTAAATTTGTTGATATGAGTGGTTATAATTATAAATGCAAAAGTACCATTATAGATCCTTCAGCAAAAATAGTAGAGCCAATTTTTATAGGACACAATGTAAAGATAGACGCAAAAGCACATATTGGGCCATATGTCGTAATAGGTGATAATACTCATATAGGTTCTAACAGCATTATAAGGCACAGTATCGTATGGGACAATGTGAAGATTAACAAAAATGTAAATTTAATAAATGCAGTTGTAGCATCAAATAGTGTTATTGATGGAATGAGAAAGATCGTAGATGAAGTTTATGCTAATAGTATTAATGATTATGTAGCAAGTTAA
- a CDS encoding glycosyltransferase family 4 protein yields MVKNKEIKIAFLSTFPPRECGIATFTQDLVNELKDIKIINEPKVIAINDKKYDYDDDVIYELQQHDRNSYIKLAERLNDSSIDLLVIEHEYGIYGGEWGEYILDLVNNLKIPYVVTLHTILSNPLDKQKYILQELCRNSKRVITMAKNTIPLLLNVYGVDEKKLVVLPHGVPNLPTLSSESLRKKYNIDSDKFVVSTFGLISPGKGLEYGIEAIAKVKEENPNILYLILGQTHPNIVKSDGEVYRDFLIRRVNELGLNDNVKFINKYLTKREIVEYLKLSDVYMTPYIGREQAVSGTLAYAAGLGKLVVSTPYKYAEEILSDGRGLLADFKDSDSIAKCIKFAIENPHKKQLMEEKMRVYGKSMMWDNVALEYVEMFLRIFEDLEDDAKEAV; encoded by the coding sequence ATGGTGAAGAATAAGGAGATAAAAATAGCATTTTTAAGCACATTCCCACCAAGGGAATGTGGTATAGCGACATTTACACAAGACTTAGTAAATGAACTTAAAGATATTAAAATAATAAACGAACCAAAGGTAATTGCCATAAATGATAAAAAATATGATTATGATGATGATGTTATTTATGAATTGCAGCAACATGACAGGAATAGCTATATAAAATTAGCTGAAAGATTGAATGATTCTTCAATTGACTTATTAGTAATTGAGCATGAATACGGTATATACGGTGGAGAATGGGGCGAGTACATCCTTGATCTTGTAAATAATTTAAAAATACCTTATGTTGTAACTCTTCATACTATACTATCGAATCCACTAGATAAGCAGAAATATATTTTGCAGGAATTGTGTAGAAATAGCAAGAGAGTTATTACTATGGCCAAAAATACAATTCCACTGCTTTTAAATGTATACGGTGTTGATGAAAAAAAGTTAGTCGTTTTGCCCCACGGTGTTCCAAATCTACCAACACTATCTAGCGAAAGTTTGAGAAAGAAATACAATATTGATAGTGATAAATTCGTTGTAAGCACTTTTGGACTCATAAGTCCTGGCAAAGGACTAGAATATGGCATAGAAGCAATTGCAAAGGTAAAAGAAGAAAATCCTAACATACTGTATCTTATTCTTGGACAGACGCATCCTAATATAGTCAAGTCTGATGGTGAAGTTTATAGAGATTTTCTAATAAGGCGTGTCAATGAACTTGGTTTAAATGATAATGTGAAGTTTATTAATAAATATTTAACAAAAAGAGAGATTGTAGAGTATTTAAAACTTTCAGATGTATATATGACACCATATATTGGAAGAGAACAGGCTGTTAGTGGTACACTGGCATATGCAGCAGGGCTAGGAAAACTAGTAGTTTCGACGCCGTACAAATATGCTGAAGAGATTTTAAGCGATGGCAGAGGATTATTAGCTGATTTTAAAGATTCTGATTCTATAGCAAAATGTATAAAGTTTGCAATAGAGAATCCCCACAAGAAACAACTTATGGAAGAGAAAATGAGAGTTTATGGAAAGTCAATGATGTGGGATAATGTGGCACTAGAATACGTAGAGATGTTTTTGAGAATATTTGAGGATTTAGAGGATGATGCAAAAGAAGCAGTATAA
- a CDS encoding glycosyltransferase, producing MNGKSMFNHLFILTDDTGMMQHSIGSTPNPKHGYTTDDNARAIIASAMMYEKYKEEKYLNLIKRYLSFLLYAQDEDGHFRNFMAYDRRFIDDDFSEDCFGRCIWTLGYLLNTPLEDRVKLSAIKMIEKSLPIIDDLKYIRGKAYTLIGLYHIYNAETKFKRDFIKGKIAELTDDIIEEYEKSSNGDWKWFEDTVSYDNGIIPLSLLKSFAVLKDEKILDIALESLEFLDSICFRNGYFKAVGCKGWYERGKSIAEYDEQPVEAYTMALMYIDAYKITRNEKYRERALACDEWYYGKNSKRVSLYDESSGGCSDAITEDGVNSNEGAESLISIIISHCATSELR from the coding sequence ATGAATGGCAAAAGTATGTTTAATCATTTGTTTATACTGACAGACGATACAGGGATGATGCAACATTCAATTGGTTCTACTCCTAATCCTAAGCATGGCTATACGACGGATGATAATGCAAGGGCTATAATAGCTTCTGCCATGATGTATGAAAAATATAAAGAGGAAAAATACCTTAATTTGATTAAAAGATATTTATCTTTCTTATTGTATGCACAAGATGAAGATGGTCATTTCAGAAATTTTATGGCATATGATAGAAGGTTCATTGACGATGATTTTTCTGAAGATTGTTTTGGTAGATGTATTTGGACATTAGGATACTTATTGAATACTCCCTTAGAAGATAGGGTCAAGCTATCTGCTATAAAGATGATTGAGAAATCACTACCTATTATTGATGATTTAAAATATATTAGAGGAAAAGCATATACTCTAATAGGCTTATATCACATCTATAATGCAGAAACTAAATTTAAAAGAGATTTTATAAAAGGCAAAATAGCAGAACTGACAGATGATATCATTGAGGAGTATGAAAAAAGTTCAAATGGTGATTGGAAGTGGTTTGAAGATACTGTATCATATGATAATGGAATAATTCCATTATCACTTTTGAAATCTTTTGCTGTCTTAAAAGACGAAAAAATTCTAGATATAGCATTAGAAAGCTTAGAATTTTTGGACTCTATATGCTTTAGAAATGGCTATTTTAAAGCTGTCGGTTGCAAAGGATGGTATGAAAGAGGCAAAAGCATAGCGGAATATGATGAGCAGCCTGTAGAAGCATATACGATGGCTCTTATGTATATAGATGCGTACAAGATTACAAGAAATGAAAAATACAGAGAAAGAGCATTAGCTTGCGATGAGTGGTATTACGGCAAAAATTCTAAAAGAGTAAGTTTGTACGATGAATCAAGTGGCGGCTGCAGTGATGCTATAACAGAAGATGGTGTCAACAGCAATGAAGGAGCTGAAAGCCTTATTTCGATTATCATTTCACATTGTGCCACTAGTGAATTAAGATGA
- the pflA gene encoding pyruvate formate-lyase-activating protein: MVMGKIHSIETCGTVDGPGVRYVVFMQGCLLRCAYCHNPDTWHLNDGKEVSTDEIFNDVKRYIPYMKASGGGVTLSGGEPTLQVEFCTDLFKKLKTEKIHTAIDTSGFVDIEKVEELVRYTDLFLLDIKHIDDEGHKKLTGVSNRKTLKFAKYLSDIDKKVWIRHVVVPGITDNMEEIKKLADFASSLKNVDRVEILPYHKMGVYKYEALGIPYSLKGINPPDTSKIEEIKEEFRKRDIKVV; encoded by the coding sequence ATGGTTATGGGAAAAATACATTCAATAGAAACATGCGGAACTGTCGATGGGCCTGGTGTAAGGTATGTAGTATTCATGCAAGGATGTCTATTGAGATGTGCATATTGCCATAACCCTGACACTTGGCATTTAAACGATGGAAAAGAAGTATCTACAGATGAAATATTTAATGATGTGAAAAGATATATACCATATATGAAAGCATCTGGCGGTGGTGTGACATTGAGTGGCGGTGAACCGACACTTCAAGTAGAGTTCTGCACAGATCTATTTAAGAAGCTTAAAACAGAGAAAATACACACTGCAATAGATACGTCGGGATTTGTCGATATTGAAAAAGTAGAAGAGCTTGTAAGATATACAGATCTTTTTTTGCTTGATATAAAGCATATTGATGATGAAGGTCATAAGAAACTTACAGGTGTTTCAAATAGAAAGACGTTAAAATTTGCAAAATATCTATCAGATATAGATAAAAAAGTCTGGATAAGACATGTTGTAGTACCAGGTATAACAGATAATATGGAAGAAATAAAGAAGTTAGCTGATTTTGCGTCGTCATTAAAAAATGTAGATAGAGTTGAAATACTGCCATACCATAAAATGGGTGTGTATAAATACGAAGCACTTGGGATACCATATAGTTTGAAAGGAATAAATCCTCCTGACACATCAAAAATAGAAGAGATAAAAGAAGAATTTAGAAAAAGAGATATTAAAGTAGTTTAG
- the ymfI gene encoding elongation factor P 5-aminopentanone reductase: MFNGKVIVVTGGSGGIGSFICKELAKLGGCVAIHYNSDYESANNLKKHIKEELGYADIFKADISNRSEVDMMMKDIFDKFGRIDYLVNNAGISQIKPFMDITEDEWKHMMDINLGGVFNCTQSALKYMLKNKKGAIVNISSMWGIYGASCEVHYSATKGGIIAFTKALAKELGPSNIRVNCVAPGVIDTKMNRKLSFDIIEDLASRTSLERLGTPDEVAKAVSFLLSDEASFITGQVLTVDGGFV; encoded by the coding sequence ATGTTTAATGGAAAAGTCATAGTAGTAACTGGAGGTTCAGGTGGTATTGGTTCCTTTATATGTAAAGAACTAGCTAAATTGGGTGGGTGTGTTGCAATTCATTATAACAGCGACTATGAGAGTGCTAATAATTTAAAAAAGCACATAAAAGAAGAATTAGGTTACGCAGATATATTTAAAGCGGATATAAGCAATAGATCAGAAGTAGACATGATGATGAAAGATATCTTTGATAAATTTGGGCGGATAGATTATCTGGTTAATAATGCTGGTATTTCACAGATAAAACCTTTTATGGACATAACAGAGGACGAATGGAAACATATGATGGATATAAATTTAGGTGGAGTATTTAACTGTACACAAAGTGCTTTAAAATATATGTTAAAGAATAAAAAAGGCGCTATTGTAAATATTTCATCAATGTGGGGGATATATGGAGCGTCATGTGAAGTACATTATTCTGCCACAAAAGGTGGAATCATAGCTTTTACTAAGGCGCTGGCAAAAGAATTAGGACCATCAAATATTCGTGTCAATTGCGTAGCACCAGGAGTCATTGATACGAAAATGAACAGGAAATTATCGTTTGACATAATTGAGGATTTAGCATCAAGAACGTCTCTTGAAAGGCTAGGAACTCCAGATGAAGTTGCCAAAGCAGTATCTTTTTTATTGTCGGATGAAGCTTCATTTATAACAGGACAAGTTTTAACAGTTGATGGAGGATTTGTATAA
- the pflB gene encoding formate C-acetyltransferase, which yields MINEWRGFQEGKWQKNIDVQDFIQRNYTLYEGDDSFLEGPTEKTTKLWNKVLELMREELKKGVLDIDTKTVSSITSHDAGYIDKDLEEIVGLQTDKPLKRAIMPYGGIRMVKKACEAYGYKLDPKVEEIFTKYRKTHNDGVFDAYTPEIRAARHAGIITGLPDAYGRGRIIGDYRRVALYGIDRLIEEKEKEKLELDYDEFDEATIRLREELTEQIKALNEMKEMALKYGYDISKPAKNAKEAIQWTYFAFLAAIKEQNGAAMSLGRVSTFLDIYIERDLKEGTLTEKQAQELMDHFVMKLRMVRFLRTPDYNELFSGDPVWVTESIGGVGVDGRPLVTKNSFRILNTLYNLGPAPEPNLTVLWSKNLPENFKRFCAKVSIDTSSIQYENDDLMRPIYNDDYSIACCVSAMKTGEQMQFFGARANLAKALLYAINGGIDERYKTQVAPKFNPITSEYLDFDEVMAAYDNMLEWLAKVYVKAMNIIHYMHDKYAYERSLMALHDRNIVRTMAFGIAGLSVAADSLSAIKYAKVKAIRDENGIAVDYEVEGDFPKFGNDDDRVDSIAADIVERFMNKLKKHKTYRNSIPTLSVLTITSNVVYGKKTGATPDGRKAGEPFAPGANPMHGRDTKGAVASMNSVSKIPYDSSLDGISYTFTIVPNALGKENDDKINNLVGLLDGYAFKSGHHININVLNRDTLIDAMDHPEKYPQLTIRVSGYAVNFNKLTREQQLEVISRTFHESM from the coding sequence GTGATTAATGAGTGGCGCGGTTTTCAGGAGGGCAAGTGGCAAAAAAACATTGATGTGCAGGATTTTATTCAGAGAAACTACACATTATATGAAGGCGATGACAGCTTTTTAGAAGGTCCTACAGAAAAGACTACTAAACTATGGAATAAAGTTCTTGAACTTATGAGAGAGGAATTGAAAAAAGGTGTACTTGATATTGATACAAAAACTGTTTCATCTATAACATCCCATGATGCTGGGTATATAGATAAAGACCTTGAAGAGATAGTGGGGCTTCAAACAGATAAACCGCTTAAAAGAGCTATAATGCCTTATGGTGGCATAAGGATGGTTAAAAAAGCTTGTGAAGCATATGGATATAAGCTTGATCCTAAAGTAGAAGAAATATTTACAAAGTACAGAAAAACCCACAATGACGGTGTATTTGATGCATATACTCCGGAAATAAGGGCTGCTAGACATGCAGGGATAATCACAGGACTTCCAGATGCATATGGCAGAGGAAGAATCATAGGTGATTATAGAAGAGTTGCACTTTATGGAATTGATAGACTCATCGAAGAAAAGGAAAAAGAAAAGCTTGAGCTTGATTATGATGAATTTGATGAAGCTACAATAAGACTGAGAGAAGAACTGACAGAACAGATAAAAGCATTAAACGAAATGAAAGAAATGGCTTTAAAGTACGGGTATGACATATCAAAGCCTGCAAAAAATGCAAAAGAAGCTATTCAATGGACGTATTTTGCTTTCCTTGCAGCTATAAAAGAGCAAAATGGTGCTGCTATGTCGCTGGGCAGAGTATCTACTTTTCTTGACATATACATTGAAAGAGATCTTAAAGAAGGAACGTTGACAGAAAAACAAGCACAGGAATTAATGGATCATTTCGTGATGAAATTGAGAATGGTGAGGTTTTTAAGGACTCCAGATTATAACGAACTTTTTAGTGGTGATCCTGTTTGGGTTACAGAATCAATTGGTGGTGTAGGCGTAGATGGAAGGCCTCTGGTTACTAAAAATTCGTTTAGGATATTAAATACTCTCTACAATTTAGGTCCTGCACCGGAACCAAATTTGACAGTTTTATGGTCTAAGAATCTTCCTGAAAACTTTAAAAGATTCTGTGCTAAAGTATCAATAGACACGAGTTCAATACAGTACGAGAATGACGACTTGATGAGGCCTATTTATAATGATGACTACAGTATTGCGTGCTGTGTATCTGCAATGAAGACAGGTGAGCAGATGCAATTCTTTGGTGCAAGGGCGAATCTTGCGAAGGCATTGCTGTATGCAATAAATGGCGGCATCGATGAAAGGTACAAGACTCAAGTAGCGCCAAAATTCAATCCGATAACATCAGAGTATCTAGATTTTGACGAAGTCATGGCAGCATACGACAACATGCTGGAGTGGCTGGCTAAAGTGTATGTAAAAGCTATGAATATAATACACTATATGCATGACAAGTATGCATACGAAAGATCGCTTATGGCGCTACATGATAGGAACATTGTAAGGACGATGGCATTTGGAATAGCTGGACTGTCTGTTGCGGCAGATTCATTAAGTGCGATAAAATATGCAAAAGTGAAAGCTATAAGGGATGAGAATGGCATAGCTGTAGATTATGAAGTTGAAGGTGATTTTCCTAAGTTCGGAAATGATGACGACAGAGTAGACTCCATTGCTGCTGATATTGTTGAGAGATTTATGAATAAACTTAAGAAACACAAGACCTACAGAAATTCTATACCAACATTATCTGTTTTAACAATAACGTCAAATGTCGTCTATGGGAAAAAGACAGGTGCTACACCAGATGGCAGAAAAGCCGGTGAACCATTTGCACCTGGTGCAAATCCAATGCATGGAAGAGATACAAAGGGTGCTGTTGCATCGATGAACTCAGTATCTAAAATTCCTTACGATAGTTCACTGGACGGAATATCATATACATTTACGATTGTGCCAAATGCACTGGGAAAGGAAAATGATGACAAGATAAATAACCTTGTGGGTCTATTGGATGGATATGCATTTAAATCTGGGCACCACATTAATATAAATGTCTTAAATAGAGACACGCTTATTGATGCTATGGACCATCCGGAAAAATATCCACAGCTTACCATAAGAGTATCAGGATATGCAGTCAATTTCAACAAACTAACGAGAGAGCAGCAGCTGGAGGTTATATCACGTACATTTCATGAATCTATGTAA